A genomic region of Tigriopus californicus strain San Diego chromosome 1, Tcal_SD_v2.1, whole genome shotgun sequence contains the following coding sequences:
- the LOC131881107 gene encoding uncharacterized protein LOC131881107 isoform X1, with the protein MDGYLKVRMCKKIFKNTWKDCRVTLDFNAIEIRDKDNESIGSFELSEVASIMLDGKKHLVIKTKQHQKLEFKDDDPKVLNGWKDQIMTFKKDSMHLELTELQMNSEVRPCRSTSIKSSKSVVVARRISREDYATLSNGSDVLMVPYLSKRKSVSMSTLPRFEVWNEERSNRFSISSTDSKFSTGIRSRTCSKASRSSRMKRPIIPIQSQNLMTLHGRCSHSSENINVVPMEVSTFDKLSVQSAQFVRASRESDLVVTPEASHSAELTFHSNALDFDDTIDVGANNSSLPPKAQKSQRSMKPPSAQGRPSKKPIGESFMRKTSGSISSALKRISLSRAQSVNETRAGLRESRKQMISSPVDPRKIREDPRISHVFSETAAVKVLPSPVQIKAKDTNDNRQSTFSFDDAILTDQLSAGPKLKRKGSARIVERVKSLPRNILKLASGKSFDDKQPLKDDKPTIKDEPQSRPKLVKQDSLVSPDNEELQTKLRKWKQSADTSSPVNPVDGLHWREKPPLPEKSLNFKQRQLKNLIDGKIQPPPNKRWPKYAILDLHDKACFELKAIQRHQDREELNKLYDCPRRISSIDLSDV; encoded by the exons ATGGATGGATATCTTAAAGTTCGCATGTGCAAAAAG ATCTTTAAGAATACTTGGAAAGATTGCCGGGTGACGCTCGATTTCAATGCCATTGAGATTCGAGACAAGGACAATGAGTCAATTGGAAGCTTTGAGCTCTCTGAAGTCGCAAGTATCATGTTGGATGGCAAGAAACATCTGGTGATAAAGACCAAGCAAcatcaaaaacttgaattC AAAGACGATGATCCCAAGGTGTTGAATGGCTGGAAGGACCAAATTATGACTTTCAAGAAAGATTCCATGCACTTGGAACTGACTGAG CTTCAAATGAATTCGGAGGTCCGTCCGTGTCGCTCGACGTCCATTAAGTCTTCCAAAAGCGTGGTCGTTGCGCGACGAATCTCACGGGAAGATTATGCGACCTTGTCCAATGGTTCCGATGTATTGATGGTGCCCTACTTATCCAAGAGGAAATCTGTATCAATGTCTACCTTGCCTAGGTTTGAAGTCTGGAACGAGGAAAGATCGAATAGGTTTTCGATCTCAAGTACAGACTCCAAGTTCTCCACCGGAATCAGATCCCGGACGTGCTCCAAGGCATCCCGGTCTTCAAGAATGAAACGCCCAATCATCCCTATCCAATCGCAGAACCTGATGACACTTCATGGTCGGTGCAGCCACAGTTCGGAAAATATCAATGTGGTTCCCATGGAAGTATCCACTTTTGACAAACTGTCGGTCCAGAGTGCTCAATTTGTCAGAGCATCGCGGGAGAGCGATCTCGTCGTAACGCCTGAAGCATCACACTCTGCCGAGCTcacgtttcattcaaatgctttggacTTTGACGATACAATCGATGTCGGAGCCAATAATAGTAGTTTACCGCCCAAAGCCCAAAAGTCACAACGCTCGATGAAGCCCCCTTCAGCTCAAGGGAGGCCTTCCAAAAAACCTATTGGCGAATCTTTCATGCGAAAGACCTCCGGTTCCATTTCAAGTGCCTTAAAACGCATTTCTCTCTCAAGAGCTCAGTCCGTCAATGAAACCAGAGCCGGTCTGAGAGAGTCGAGGAAACAAATGATCTCGAGTCCCGTGGATCCTCGAAAAATCCGAGAAGATCCCAGGATAAGTCACGTCTTCTCTGAAACCGCGGCCGTAAAGGTACTGCCCTCGCCAGTGCAAATAAAAGCCAAAGATACGAATGACAACCGTCAGAGCACCTTCAGCTTTGACGATGCCATCCTTACTGATCAACTTTCAGCAGGGCCCAAATTAAAGAGGAAAGGCAGTGCCCGTATCGTGGAGCGTGTCAAGTCCCTGCCTAGAAATATTTTAAAGCTTGCGAGTGGAAAATCCTTTGACGACAAGCAGCCTTTGAAGGATGACAAACCCACGATTAAGGACGAGCCACAAAGTAGGCCGAAGTTGGTCAAACAGGATTCCTTGGTGAGCCCAGATAACGAGGAACTTCAAACAAAGTTAAGGAAATGGAAGCAATCAGCTGACACGTCAAGTCCCGTTAATCCTGTAGATGGACTCCATTGGAGAGAGAAACCTCCTTTGCCTGAGAAGTCGTTAAATTTCAAACAAAggcaattgaaaaatttgattgatgGCAAGATTCAGCCTCCTCCTAACAaaagatggccaaaatatgccaTTTTGGATTTACATGACAAGGCCTGTTTTGAACTGAAAGCAATACAACGGCATCAGGATCGCGAGGAGCTCAACAAATTGTATGACTGTCCCAGAAGGATTTCTTCCATTGATTTGTCAGATGTTTGA
- the LOC131881107 gene encoding uncharacterized protein LOC131881107 isoform X2: MLDGKKHLVIKTKQHQKLEFKDDDPKVLNGWKDQIMTFKKDSMHLELTELQMNSEVRPCRSTSIKSSKSVVVARRISREDYATLSNGSDVLMVPYLSKRKSVSMSTLPRFEVWNEERSNRFSISSTDSKFSTGIRSRTCSKASRSSRMKRPIIPIQSQNLMTLHGRCSHSSENINVVPMEVSTFDKLSVQSAQFVRASRESDLVVTPEASHSAELTFHSNALDFDDTIDVGANNSSLPPKAQKSQRSMKPPSAQGRPSKKPIGESFMRKTSGSISSALKRISLSRAQSVNETRAGLRESRKQMISSPVDPRKIREDPRISHVFSETAAVKVLPSPVQIKAKDTNDNRQSTFSFDDAILTDQLSAGPKLKRKGSARIVERVKSLPRNILKLASGKSFDDKQPLKDDKPTIKDEPQSRPKLVKQDSLVSPDNEELQTKLRKWKQSADTSSPVNPVDGLHWREKPPLPEKSLNFKQRQLKNLIDGKIQPPPNKRWPKYAILDLHDKACFELKAIQRHQDREELNKLYDCPRRISSIDLSDV; this comes from the exons ATGTTGGATGGCAAGAAACATCTGGTGATAAAGACCAAGCAAcatcaaaaacttgaattC AAAGACGATGATCCCAAGGTGTTGAATGGCTGGAAGGACCAAATTATGACTTTCAAGAAAGATTCCATGCACTTGGAACTGACTGAG CTTCAAATGAATTCGGAGGTCCGTCCGTGTCGCTCGACGTCCATTAAGTCTTCCAAAAGCGTGGTCGTTGCGCGACGAATCTCACGGGAAGATTATGCGACCTTGTCCAATGGTTCCGATGTATTGATGGTGCCCTACTTATCCAAGAGGAAATCTGTATCAATGTCTACCTTGCCTAGGTTTGAAGTCTGGAACGAGGAAAGATCGAATAGGTTTTCGATCTCAAGTACAGACTCCAAGTTCTCCACCGGAATCAGATCCCGGACGTGCTCCAAGGCATCCCGGTCTTCAAGAATGAAACGCCCAATCATCCCTATCCAATCGCAGAACCTGATGACACTTCATGGTCGGTGCAGCCACAGTTCGGAAAATATCAATGTGGTTCCCATGGAAGTATCCACTTTTGACAAACTGTCGGTCCAGAGTGCTCAATTTGTCAGAGCATCGCGGGAGAGCGATCTCGTCGTAACGCCTGAAGCATCACACTCTGCCGAGCTcacgtttcattcaaatgctttggacTTTGACGATACAATCGATGTCGGAGCCAATAATAGTAGTTTACCGCCCAAAGCCCAAAAGTCACAACGCTCGATGAAGCCCCCTTCAGCTCAAGGGAGGCCTTCCAAAAAACCTATTGGCGAATCTTTCATGCGAAAGACCTCCGGTTCCATTTCAAGTGCCTTAAAACGCATTTCTCTCTCAAGAGCTCAGTCCGTCAATGAAACCAGAGCCGGTCTGAGAGAGTCGAGGAAACAAATGATCTCGAGTCCCGTGGATCCTCGAAAAATCCGAGAAGATCCCAGGATAAGTCACGTCTTCTCTGAAACCGCGGCCGTAAAGGTACTGCCCTCGCCAGTGCAAATAAAAGCCAAAGATACGAATGACAACCGTCAGAGCACCTTCAGCTTTGACGATGCCATCCTTACTGATCAACTTTCAGCAGGGCCCAAATTAAAGAGGAAAGGCAGTGCCCGTATCGTGGAGCGTGTCAAGTCCCTGCCTAGAAATATTTTAAAGCTTGCGAGTGGAAAATCCTTTGACGACAAGCAGCCTTTGAAGGATGACAAACCCACGATTAAGGACGAGCCACAAAGTAGGCCGAAGTTGGTCAAACAGGATTCCTTGGTGAGCCCAGATAACGAGGAACTTCAAACAAAGTTAAGGAAATGGAAGCAATCAGCTGACACGTCAAGTCCCGTTAATCCTGTAGATGGACTCCATTGGAGAGAGAAACCTCCTTTGCCTGAGAAGTCGTTAAATTTCAAACAAAggcaattgaaaaatttgattgatgGCAAGATTCAGCCTCCTCCTAACAaaagatggccaaaatatgccaTTTTGGATTTACATGACAAGGCCTGTTTTGAACTGAAAGCAATACAACGGCATCAGGATCGCGAGGAGCTCAACAAATTGTATGACTGTCCCAGAAGGATTTCTTCCATTGATTTGTCAGATGTTTGA
- the LOC131881122 gene encoding uncharacterized protein LOC131881122 produces MIIRRKTANINHLRWTQAFIIGVLCLFSIELSTTEAETLVNPRAKAHARRQRNIHDFLEGGDHNHDGANQLDADDPDFSGVVDFSNAEPGPGGSWCITKTKYVDHMVKDQIKECWHQNITQCHDTYVTEFLPSQEQKCEETFWKSCKIDFREMPYNYTMKSCHTPLMKICDQDAAFGKPEIVCKTWFESECNTTYTETTPNVEDKPNTWCKKVPRKICAPDNCKMVPGPEECHDKTLVSTIEKPTELCDLQPTQHCRLITKLTPHLLSKEVCKNIPKEVCHLALTAPKQIKKPLTLKWCTRKGGSNGQGQRAPQANNNIPTYTRKPSYLPPPPPPLPQSQNNQRGVQVNLNSNSGSSSNNNNNNIISNNNNNNNNNNNFIPQPTYGSPSRQPIQNFQLDNAAYASSPEVQVTKFKPRPQERDRPNAFQPVYQEQARPAASIRNRQTIQLPDVFREELIKVISEEELERALAAEEISIIDESVEEDESQSEEDIPKVVIPPPSHLNERPPIFSASITDEVDSTGPGLGSFGSFANVNSGGEEYLG; encoded by the exons ATGATTATTCGAAGAAAG ACTGCAAACATCAATCATCTGAGATGGACCCAGGCTTTTATCATAGGGGTCCTTTGCCTATTCAGCATCGAGCTATCTACTACAGAAGCAGAGACCTTGGTAAACCCAAGGGCCAAAGCCCATGCTCGAAGGCAGCGGAATATTCATGATTTCTTAGAAGGCGGGGATCACAACCATGATGGAGCCAACCAGTTAGATGCGGATGATCCGGATTTCTCGGGTGTGGTAGATTTCAGCAACGCCGAACCAGGCCCAGGGGGATCCTGGTGCATCACCAAGACCAAATATGTGGATCATATGGTCAAGGATCAAATCAAGGAGTGCTGGCATCAAAATATCACTCAGTGCCACGACACTTACGTGACCGAATTTCTGCCCAGCCAAGAGCAGAAATGTGAGGAAACATTCTGGAAGTCGTGCAAAATCGACTTCAGGGAAATGCCTTACAACTATACCATGAAGAGCTGCCACACCCCACTCATGAAAATCTGTGATCAAGATGCCGCGTTTGGCAAGCCTGAAATCGTTTGCAAGACCTGGTTTGAGTCCGAATGCAATACAACATATACAGAGACCACTCCCAACGTGGAAGACAAGCCCAACACGTGGTGTAAGAAGGTGCCAAGAAAGATTTGTGCCCCAGATAACTGCAAGATGGTCCCAGGGCCAGAAGAGTGCCACGATAAAACCCTTGTGTCCACAATTGAAAAACCTACAGAGTTGTGTGATCTCCAACCCACTCAGCATTGTCGACTCATCACCAAACTCACTCCTCATCTTCTCTCCAAAGAAGTGTGCAAAAACATTCCCAAAGAGGTCTGCCATTTGGCGCTGACTGCCCCCAAACAGATCAAGAAACCTCTGACATTAAAATGGTGCACGAGAAAGGGTGGCTCAAATGGGCAAGGCCAGCGAGCTCCCCAAGCAAACAATAACATTCCAACCTATACTAGAAAACCAAGCTATcttccacctccacctcctccattACCACAAtcccaaaacaatcaaagagGAGTGCAAGTGAACTTGAACTCCAATTCGGgaagcagcagcaacaacaacaacaacaacatcatcagcaacaataataataacaacaacaataataataatttcaTCCCGCAACCTACCTACGGATCTCCCTCTCGCCAGCCAATCCAGAACTTTCAGCTCGATAACGCAGCGTATGCCAGCTCTCCGGAAGTTCAGGTCACGAAATTCAAACCTCGTCCTCAAGAGCGCGATCGACCCAATGCTTTTCAACCGGTTTaccaagagcaagccaggCCAGCAGCTAGTATTCGAAACCGTCAAACCATTCAATTGCCCGACGTATTCCGAGAGGAGCTGATCAAAGTGATTTCAGAGGAGGAATTAGAACGCGCATTGGCCGCAGAGGAGATCTCAATAATTGATGAATCCGTTGAAGAGGATGAGAGCCAGAGCGAGGAAGACATTCCCAAAGTAGTGATCCCTCCTCCTTCCCACTTGAACGAGAGACCGCCCATATTTTCGGCTTCAATTACTGATGAAGTGGATTCAACCGGTCCGGGTCTCGGTTCTTTTGGTAGTTTTGCCAATGTCAACTCAGGGGGCGAAGAATATCTGGGGTGA